A stretch of Caenorhabditis elegans chromosome IV DNA encodes these proteins:
- the R05A10.8 gene encoding Methyltransferase FkbM domain-containing protein (Confirmed by transcript evidence): MGSPEPCNIHQFLVVKFLFILLSLNVVTFFIIAKNSQNECGAEVFNIYNANAIHELRFKYRRDEGQYRRELYKASKNNDNGEFYEKVKIEALCLTKEKIGGFKDGGKYVCNPKKAGKKNCTIVSLGLKNQINFDLHIQNVTDGRCLILGADKDPQNQQTQESYRKINGKLFTGKIPDELTIPYMLEKAGKHEVELLKIDIEEGELTGLEPLIKDFFVCQIFIEVHGTPLKHLDMLQIMARYGFRIFNTESNPFCSTCHEYSLINENCMIHYGAVLLGRIL; the protein is encoded by the exons ATGGGCAGCCCAGAGCCTTGCAACATCCACCAGTTTCTGGTCGTAAAATTCCTTTTCATCTTACTTTCCCTGAACGTTgtcacatttttcataattgcCAAGAATA GTCAAAATGAATGCGGGGCtgaagttttcaatatttataatGCCAACGCAATCCACGAACTCCGTTTCAAGTACCGAAGAGACGAAGGACAGTACAGAAGAGAACTGTacaaagcttcaaaaaataatgataatggGGAATTCTacgaaaaagtaaaaatagaGGCACTGTGCCTGACgaaggaaaaaattggaggatTTAAAGATGGAGGAAAATACGTTTGCAACCCCAAAAAGGCTGGCAAGAAGAATTGCAC AATTGTGTCACTtggtctgaaaaatcaaataaattttgaccTGCATATTCAGAATGTCACTGATGGCCGTTGTTTGATACTGGGAGCCGACAAG gaccCTCAAAACCAACAAACTCAAGAATCATATCGGAAAATAAACGGGAAATTGTTTACTGGAAAGATTCCAGATGAGCTAACAATTCCGTATATGCTTGAAAAGGCAGGAAAGCATGAAGTGGAACtcctaaaaattgatatcGAAGAAGGCGAGCTTACGGGTTTGGAACCActaattaaagatttttttgtgtgCCAG atcttCATAGAGGTTCATGGCACACCCCTGAAACACTTGGATATGCTTCAGATCATGGCAAG GTACGGATTTCGAATATTCAATACTGAATCAAACCCGTTTTGCTCAACTTGTCACGAATATAGCTTGATTAACGAAAATTGTATGATACACTATGGAGCAGTTTTACTGGGACGAATTCTGTGA